One genomic region from Penaeus monodon isolate SGIC_2016 chromosome 24, NSTDA_Pmon_1, whole genome shotgun sequence encodes:
- the LOC119588558 gene encoding uncharacterized protein LOC119588558 (The sequence of the model RefSeq protein was modified relative to this genomic sequence to represent the inferred CDS: added 17 bases not found in genome assembly), with protein MGTLGCHSSLELAPRSFPLQLHQTQPAEWVILPFNLQHHLAHSRRRQLYCPTSVWRDWHITYYKPQPGTPRTQGSGPPAYLISRSSTKLSRIHSSVPHSPLNTQAQHLYTRKTMWGLAHQPVLL; from the coding sequence TCATTCATCTTTAGAGCTAGCACCAAGGTCATTCCCCTTACAACTGCATCAAACTCAGCCTGCAGAATGGGTCATTCTGCCTTTCAACCTCCAGCATCATCTTGCTCACTCCCGTCGCAGGCAACTTTACTGCCCCACTTCTGTGTGGCGAGATTGGCACATCACTTATTATAAGCCACAACCAGGCACTCCCCGTACCCAGGGAAGTGGCCCACCAGCTTATCTTATCAGCAGGTCATCCACCAAGTTGTCCCGCATACACTCCAGTGTACCTCACTCCCCTTTAAACACTCAGGCCCAGCACCTGTACACCAGGAAGACAATGTGGGGGCTTGCACACCAGCCTGTACTTCTTTAG